In a single window of the Drosophila albomicans strain 15112-1751.03 chromosome 3, ASM965048v2, whole genome shotgun sequence genome:
- the LOC117567150 gene encoding 14-3-3 protein zeta isoform X2 yields MSTVDKEELVQKAKLAEQSERYDDMAQAMKSVTETGVELSNEERNLLSVAYKNVVGARRSSWRVISSIEQKTEASARKQQLAREYRERVEKELREICYEVLGLLDKYLIPKASNPESKVFYLKMKGDYYRYLAEVATGDARNNVVEDSKKAYQEAFDIAKTKMQPTHPIRLGLALNFSVFYYEIINSPARACHLAKQAFDDAIAELDTLNEDSYKDSTLIMQLLRDNLTLWTSDTQGDGDEPQEGGDN; encoded by the exons ATGTCGACAGTCGATAAGGAAGAATTGGTCCAGAAGGCAAAATTGGCCGAGCAGTCAGAGcg TTACGATGACATGGCCCAGGCCATGAAATCAGTCACAGAGACGGGCGTCGAGCTGTCAAATGAAGAAAGAAATCTGCTCTCCGTTGCCTACAAAAATGTGGTTGGAGCGCGCAG GTCATCGTGGCGCGTCATTTCCTCCATCGAGCAGAAAACCGAAGCATCCGCCAGAAAACAACAGCTCGCCCGCGAGTACAGAGAGCGTGTGGAGAAGGAGCTTAGAGAAATTTGCTATGAAGTTCTG GGACTTCTGGACAAATATCTTATTCCAAAAGCCAGCAATCCAGAAAGCAAGGTTTTCTATCTGAAGATGAAGGGAGATTATTACAGGTATTTAGCTGAGGTCGCCACAGGAGACGCACGCAACA ACGTCGTTGAGGACTCGAAAAAAGCTTATCAAGAGGCATTCGATATTGCAAAAACTAAAATGCAGCCTACACACCCAATCAGATTAGGTCTTGCACTCAACTTTTCCGTCTTCTATTACGAAATTATCAATTCACCAGCGAGGGCTTGTCATTTAGCTAAACAG GCGTTCGATGACGCGATAGCCGAGCTGGACACACTCAATGAGGATTCATACAAAGACTCAACACTCATCATGCAACTGTTGAGAGATAACCTGACTCTTTGGACCTCAGATACCCAGGGTGATGGTGATGAGCCACAGGAGGGCGGTGACAACTAA
- the LOC117567155 gene encoding 60S ribosomal protein L29, whose protein sequence is MAKSKNHTNHNQNKKAHRNGIKRPLRKRHESTLGMDVKFLINQRYARKGNLSREESVKRYNERIAAQQGKPKPVKL, encoded by the exons ATGGCCAAGTCCAAGAATCACACAAATCATAACCAGAACAAGAAGGCTCACCGCAATGGCATCAAGCGCCCACTGCGTAAGCGCCACGAGTCCACCCTGGGT ATGGATGTCAAGTTCCTGATCAATCAGCGTTATGCCCGCAAGGGAAATCTTTCCCGCGAGGAGTCAGTGAAGCGTTACAACGAGCGCATTGCTGCCCAGCAAGGCAAGCCCAAGCCcgttaaattgtaa
- the LOC117567145 gene encoding glycerol-3-phosphate dehydrogenase, mitochondrial, translating into MSKLFHVALLAGSSMLGISSLTLCQEQRNKAPQMKRELPTRSMNLEALRRTEYDILIIGGGAVGAGCALDSATRGLKTALVEADDFGSGTSSKSSKLLHGGLRDLDQAISKLDLAAFRRVRTSLEERSNIANMAPHLNQPVPIMLPVHHWWQLPSYWAKLHIYHLMAPGTTRGFQYISTPEALDIFPMLPRDIYGAFVFYEGQHDDARLCLAVILTASRYGADVCNHMKVTELLRNKHEQIVGAKATDQLTGKTYKIRAKVVINATGPMSDSICRLEDVNAVPHCSPTWASHIVLPPFYCPEEVGLFDPCTRSGSAIYFLPWLGHTLMGTSDELRESSAGPQPTEMPTEMEVQYLLDGIKNYINPNFDVRRCDVLAVWGGYKPLPTETDELKDSLLKNHLITLGKGKMLSIVGGTWSSFRIIAEEAIDEAIRTGRLHPLRLNSITASSCKLDGADGWTPNMFIRLVQDFGLERDVAKHLTDTYGSNACKVAVCAHPSGSWPITGKRLHSEFPYIEAEVRQGIKDYACTLVDMVARRLRVAFLNVHVAEEILPKVADVMAHELQWSKKRRAQEIEEGKLFLSTQMGQSPANASSDHVNIPIKMSVEQVQKYAAHFKSLDTEDTGFVSINKCCAAMKTFGVKEVPVDLMHNVLRDIDCHSQGKVNLYEFLLLMSAVVHGDTAYLRYAKLRLDQKLSAINNRKRQVISVERSGGGL; encoded by the coding sequence ATGTCAAAATTGTTCCATGTAGCTCTGCTGGCTGGCAGCTCCATGCTGGGCATCTCCTCACTCACCTTGTGCCAGGAGCAGCGCAACAAGGCGCCACAAATGAAACGTGAGCTCCCCACGCGCAGCATGAATCTGGAGGCATTGCGACGCACCGAATACGACATCCTGATCATTGGCGGCGGCGCAGTTGGAGCTGGTTGTGCGCTTGATTCGGCGACGCGGGGCTTGAAGACCGCTCTGGTGGAAGCCGATGATTTCGGCAGTGGCACCTCGTCCAAGTCCAGTAAATTACTGCATGGCGGACTCAGGGATCTGGATCAGGCCATCTCCAAGCTGGACTTGGCCGCCTTTCGACGTGTGCGCACCTCGCTGGAGGAGCGCAGTAATATTGCCAATATGGCACCACACTTGAATCAACCCGTGCCCATCATGCTGCCAGTGCATCACTGGTGGCAACTGCCCTCGTATTGGGCCAAGCTGCACATCTATCATTTGATGGCACCCGGCACCACTCGAGGATTCCAATACATTAGCACACCCGAGGCACTGGACATATTTCCCATGCTGCCACGCGATATCTACGGAGCCTTTGTCTTCTACGAGGGTCAGCACGATGATGCGCGGTTGTGTCTCGCTGTCATCTTGACTGCTTCACGTTATGGTGCCGATGTCTGTAATCACATGAAGGTCACCGAACTGCTGCGGAACAAGCATGAGCAAATTGTGGGAGCCAAGGCAACTGATCAGTTGACTGGAAAAACGTACAAGATACGCGCCAAGGTGGTCATCAATGCCACGGGTCCGATGAGCGATAGCATCTGCCGGCTAGAGGATGTCAATGCGGTGCCACATTGCTCGCCCACCTGGGCCTCTCACATTGTCCTGCCACCGTTCTACTGTCCCGAGGAAGTGGGCCTCTTCGATCCCTGCACGCGAAGTGGCTCCGCCATCTATTTCCTACCCTGGCTGGGACACACGCTGATGGGCACCTCGGATGAGCTGCGTGAATCGTCGGCGGGGCCACAGCCCACGGAAATGCCCACGGAAATGGAGGTGCAATATCTGTTGGATGGCATCAAGAACTATATCAATCCCAATTTCGATGTGCGCCGCTGTGATGTTCTGGCTGTTTGGGGTGGTTACAAGCCGCTGCCCACGGAGACGGATGAACTGAAGGATTCACTGCTCAAGAATCATCTGATTACCCTGGGCAAGGGCAAAATGTTGTCTATTGTGGGCGGAACCTGGTCTTCGTTCCGAATCATCGCCGAAGAGGCAATCGATGAGGCCATTCGAACTGGGCGCCTGCATCCATTGCGCCTCAACTCGATTACGGCGTCGTCCTGCAAACTAGATGGTGCCGATGGCTGGACACCGAATATGTTTATACGCTTGGTGCAGGATTTCGGACTGGAGCGTGATGTGGCGAAACATTTGACCGACACCTATGGATCGAATGCCTGCAAAGTGGCCGTCTGTGCTCATCCCAGCGGCAGTTGGCCTATCACCGGCAAGCGATTGCATTCCGAGTTTCCCTACATCGAAGCGGAGGTGCGTCAGGGAATTAAGGATTACGCCTGCACGTTGGTGGACATGGTTGCGCGTCGTCTGCGGGTTGCCTTCCTCAATGTGCACGTGGCCGAAGAGATATTGCCAAAAGTGGCCGACGTGATGGCTCACGAGCTGCAGTGGTCGAAGAAGAGAAGGGCGCAAGAAATCGAGGAAGGGAAACTCTTTCTCAGCACACAGATGGGTCAATCACCCGCGAATGCGTCGTCGGACCATGTGAATATTCCGATTAAAATGTCTGTGGAGCAGGTGCAAAAGTATGCGGCGCATTTCAAGAGCCTGGACACCGAAGATACGGGCTTTGTGTCCATCAACAAATGCTGTGCGGCCATGAAAACCTTTGGCGTCAAAGAGGTGCCCGTGGATCTGATGCACAACGTTCTGCGTGACATTGACTGCCATTCGCAGGGCAAGGTTAATCTCTACGAGTTTCTGCTGCTCATGTCCGCTGTGGTTCATGGGGATACGGCGTATTTGCGCTATGCCAAGTTGCGATTGGATCAAAAGCTCAGCGCGATTAACAATCGCAAGCGACAAGTGATCTCAGTGGAGAGATCAGGTGGTGGACTATAA
- the LOC117567150 gene encoding 14-3-3 protein zeta isoform X1, with protein sequence MSTVDKEELVQKAKLAEQSERYDDMAQAMKSVTETGVELSNEERNLLSVAYKNVVGARRSSWRVISSIEQKTEASARKQQLAREYRERVEKELREICYEVLGLLDKYLIPKASNPESKVFYLKMKGDYYRYLAEVATGDARNTVVDDSQTAYQDAFDISKGKMQPTHPIRLGLALNFSVFYYEILNSPDKACQLAKQAFDDAIAELDTLNEDSYKDSTLIMQLLRDNLTLWTSDTQGDGDEPQEGGDN encoded by the exons ATGTCGACAGTCGATAAGGAAGAATTGGTCCAGAAGGCAAAATTGGCCGAGCAGTCAGAGcg TTACGATGACATGGCCCAGGCCATGAAATCAGTCACAGAGACGGGCGTCGAGCTGTCAAATGAAGAAAGAAATCTGCTCTCCGTTGCCTACAAAAATGTGGTTGGAGCGCGCAG GTCATCGTGGCGCGTCATTTCCTCCATCGAGCAGAAAACCGAAGCATCCGCCAGAAAACAACAGCTCGCCCGCGAGTACAGAGAGCGTGTGGAGAAGGAGCTTAGAGAAATTTGCTATGAAGTTCTG GGACTTCTGGACAAATATCTTATTCCAAAAGCCAGCAATCCAGAAAGCAAGGTTTTCTATCTGAAGATGAAGGGAGATTATTACAGGTATTTAGCTGAGGTCGCCACAGGAGACGCACGCAACA CCGTTGTTGACGATTCCCAAACCGCTTACCAGGATGCATTTGACATTAGCAAGGGTAAAATGCAGCCAACACATCCCATCCGCTTGGGTCTTGCACTTAACTTCTCAGTCTTCTATTATGAGATTTTGAATTCTCCAGACAAGGCTTGCCAATTGGCTAAACAG GCGTTCGATGACGCGATAGCCGAGCTGGACACACTCAATGAGGATTCATACAAAGACTCAACACTCATCATGCAACTGTTGAGAGATAACCTGACTCTTTGGACCTCAGATACCCAGGGTGATGGTGATGAGCCACAGGAGGGCGGTGACAACTAA
- the LOC117567146 gene encoding diphosphomevalonate decarboxylase, whose translation MYSATCEAPVNMALVKYWGKRNEELILPINDSISMTLDANEMSAKTTVAASESFKQNRMWLNGEVVPFEDNARLMRCLEGVQRLALANGGLKFPLSWKLHIASYNNFPTAAGLASSAAGYACLVYTLARLYEIPMNEQLTTIARQGSGSACRSLHGGFVQWHRGIADDGSDSIAEQLVTAEHWPNMHMLILVVNDARKKTGSTKGMQSAVETSTLIQHRATTIVPQRIKELRTAIQARDFKTFAELTMRDSNQLHAIALDTYPPCVYMNEVSHAIVNFVHDYNESVGEVKAAYTFDAGPNGCLYVLAENVAPLLAAIQVAFPNDAQQSVEYLKGIPVPPVELKKMATNGIAEHVNPKNLLKYIIHTKIGDGPRQLSDEKSLLIDGLPLPK comes from the coding sequence ATGTATTCCGCAACGTGTGAAGCTCCCGTAAATATGGCCCTTGTGAAATACTGGGGCAAAAGAAACGAGGAACTGATACTGCCCATCAATGACTCCATCAGCATGACACTTGACGCAAATGAGATGTCGGCAAAAACAACCGTTGCTGCTTCCGAGAGTTTTAAACAAAATCGCATGTGGCTGAATGGTGAGGTCGTTCCATTTGAGGATAACGCACGTCTTATGCGTTGCCTAGAAGGCGTGCAGCGTTTGGCACTGGCCAATGGCGGTCTCAAATTTCCCCTCTCATGGAAACTGCACATTGCATCCTACAACAATTTCCCCACTGCAGCTGGCCTGGCTTCGAGTGCAGCCGGATACGCCTGCTTAGTGTACACGCTGGCACGCCTATACGAGATACCAATGAACGAGCAGCTTACAACGATTGCACGCCAGGGCAGCGGTTCCGCCTGCCGCAGTTTACACGGCGGCTTCGTGCAATGGCATCGAGGAATAGCGGATGATGGCAGCGATTCGATTGCCGAGCAACTGGTGACCGCCGAACATTGGCCCAACATGCACATGCTCATACTGGTAGTGAACGATGCACGCAAGAAGACGGGCTCCACAAAGGGCATGCAAAGTGCCGTGGAGACATCAACATTAATACAACATCGTGCCACAACGATTGTGCCGCAACGTATCAAAGAACTGAGGACGGCGATTCAAGCGCGAGACTTTAAGACGTTCGCCGAGCTGACGATGAGGGATTCAAATCAATTGCACGCCATTGCGTTGGACACTTATCCGCCATGTGTTTACATGAACGAAGTGTCGCATGCGATAGTGAATTTCGTGCATGATTACAACGAATCCGTTGGAGAAGTGAAGGCAGCCTATACCTTCGATGCTGGACCCAACGGATGCCTCTATGTGTTGGCTGAAAATGTGGCGCCTCTCTTGGCAGCCATTCAGGTGGCATTCCCCAACGATGCCCAGCAAAGTGTCGAGTACTTGAAAGGCATTCCAGTGCCACCAGTTGAGCTCAAGAAGATGGCCACAAATGGAATTGCGGAACATGTCAATCCCAAGAATCTGCTGAAATACATCATTCATACCAAGATCGGAGACGGACCAAGACAGCTCAGCGATGAAAAGAGCCTTTTAATCGACGGTTTGCCACTGCCTAAATAA
- the LOC117567148 gene encoding SAGA-associated factor 29, translating to MPLTAESAAQQIQERLKDIQQHIHKVDSERRRAETSIANIVRAQQSQIATPKLKSLLQSKILEATQEEATIRAALAKIHEIRNIRNERRIQARNAGNKEAIRRGALMKMVQLSAQTLPLFVSKPGERAPALCGAIPAESSYVAKVGDNVAALAKGIDEEENWILAEVVQFLHRQNKYDVIDIDEEQKDRHVLSKRKVIPLPLMRANPETDGHALFPKDTVVMALYPQTTCFYKAIVNRLPQTATEDYVLFEDSSYLNGYAEPLPVAQRYVIAYRPTKKGGSSGSGNLSSA from the exons atgccattAACTGCAGAAAGTGCGGCACAACAAATTCAG GAACGACTGAAAGACATAcaacaacacatacacaaagtGGACAGTGAACGGCGTCGTGCAGAAACTTCTATTGCAAATATTGTGCGAGCCCAGCAAAGTCAGATAGCGACTCCGAAATTGAAGAGTCTGCTGCAGTCAAAGATCTTGGAGGCCACACAGGAGGAAGCAACGATAAGAGCAGCGTTGGCTAAAATCCATGAAATACGCAACATACGGAATGAACGTCGCATTCAA GCTAGAAATGCGGGAAATAAAGAAGCCATTCGTCGTGGTGCACTCATGAAAATGGTTCAACTGTCGGCGCAAACGTTGCCGCTATTCGTTAGCAAACCAGGCGAACGAGCTCCGGCTCTTTGCGGAGCAATTCCAGCTGAGAGTAGCTATGTAGCCAAAGTAGGCGACAATGTGGCCGCCTTGGCCAAGGGCATTGATGAGGAGGAGAACTGGATCTTGGCTGAGGTGGTGCAGTTTCTACATCGCCAGAACAAATACGATGTCATTGACATTGACGAGGAACAAAAGGATCGCCATGTACTAAGCAAACGCAAAGTTATTCCACTGCCATTGATGCGTGCGAATCCGGAGACCGATGGTCATGCACTCTTTCCCAAAGATACAGTTG TGATGGCTTTGTACCCACAAACTACGTGTTTCTACAAAGCTATCGTGAATCGCCTGCCACAAACAGCTACCGAAGATTATGTGCTATTTGAGGACTCGTCGTATTTAAATGGGTATGCGGAACCGCTGCCTGTAGCCCAAAGATATGTCATTGCATACAGACCCACCAAGAAAggtggcagcagcggcagtggAAATCTCTCATCAGCttaa
- the LOC117567149 gene encoding LOW QUALITY PROTEIN: ATP-dependent 6-phosphofructokinase (The sequence of the model RefSeq protein was modified relative to this genomic sequence to represent the inferred CDS: inserted 2 bases in 1 codon) yields the protein MIEETLSKCQDPIQKFHYLMALRDSDIELYYHYLCDNTVEWISVLCAVHDIIQHFGKLDELFQKSKQMYSETVKNSEYRDLSKTIKGSAVNLARNQLLQGEGKLNGSGDGFQNLNNVDLIHFYNIQRKLSQKGCVTNSEKEEERICKKREKEIKELQSCLHSFQDVFDYVHPYRKPFRDKGLAVFTSGGDSQGMNAAVRACVRMAIYLGCKVYFIREGYQGMVDGGDCIQEASWASVSSIIHRGGTIIGSARCQDFRERAGRLKAANNLVQRGITNLVVIGGDGSLTGANLFRQEWSSLLDELQKNNTITSEQKEKYNVLHIVGLVGSIDNDFCGTDMTIGTDTALHRIIEAIDAISSTAYSHQRTFIMEVMGRHCGYLALVGGLASEADFIFIPEMPPKTDWPDRLCTQLAQERSAGXRLNIVIVAEGAMDREGHPITAEDVRKVIDERLKHDARITVLGHVQRGGNPSAFDRVLACRMGAEATLALMEATPDSVPVVISLDGNQTVRVPLMECVERTQAVAKAMKEKRWADAVKLRGRSFERNLETYKMLTRLKPPKECFDSQGKGIEGYRLAVMHIGAPACGMNAAVRSFVRNAIYRGDVVYGVNDGVEGLIAGNVRELGWSDVSGWVGQGGAYLGTKRTLPEGKFKEIAARLKEFKIQGLLIIGGFESYHAAGQIADQRENYPEFCIPIVVVPSTISNNVPGTEFSLGCDTGLNEITEICDRIRQSAQGTKRRVFVIETMGGYCGYLATLAGLAGGADAAYIFEEKFSIKDLQQDVYHMASKMAEGVSRGLILRNEKASENYTTDFIYRLYSEEGKGLFTCRMNILGHMQQGGSPTPFDRNMGTKMAAKCVDWLATQIKNNIDANGVVNCKSNDTATLLGIVSRQYRFTPLVDLIGETNFDQRIPKKQWWLRLRPLLRILAKHDSAYEEEGMYITVEEECDTDAVA from the exons ATGATTGAAGAGACTTTGTCGAAATGCCAGGATCCCATTCAAAAATTCCACTATTTAATGGCTTTGCGTGACAGTGATATTGAATTGTATTACCATTACTTGTGCGATAATACTGTAGAATGGATTTCCGTTCTCTGTGCTGTACATGAcattattcaacattttggTAAACTTGACGAGTTATTTCAAAAAAG TAAGCAAATGTATTCCGAAACCGTCAAAAATTCAGAATATCGTGATTTGAGCAAAACTATTAAAGGATCTGCCGTTAATCTAGCTAGGAACCAATTATTGCAAGGCGAAGGAAAGCTGAATGGAAGCGGCGATGGTTTCCAAAACTTGAATAATGTGGACTTGATCCATTTCTACAACATTCAACGGAAA ttgtCCCAAAAAGGCTGCGTTACAAATTCGGAAAAAGAAGAGGAGCGAATATGTAAGAAACGCGAAAAGGAGATAAAAGAGTTACAAAGCTGCTTGCATAGCTTTCAAGACGTCTTTGACTACGTGCATCCATATCGCAAACCATTC CGTGACAAGGGTCTGGCCGTCTTCACCAGTGGTGGCGACTCCCAGGGCATGAATGCGGCTGTGAGAGCCTGTGTCCGCATGGCCATCTACTTGGGATGCAAG GTCTACTTCATCCGGGAAGGCTACCAAGGCATGGTTGATGGCGGCGACTGCATCCAGGAGGCTTCTTGGGCTTCGGTCTCTTCCATTATCCATCGTGGTGGCACCATCATTGGCTCCGCCCGTTGCCAGGACTTCCGTGAACGTGCCGGCCGCTTGAAGGCTGCCAACAACTTGGTGCAACGCGGTATTACCAATCTGGTTGTGATTGGTGGTGACGGTTCGCTGACTGGCGCCAACCTGTTCCGTCAGGAGTGGTCCAGCCTGCTGGATGAGCTGCAGAAGAACAACACCATCACCTCTGAGCAGAAGGAGAAGTACAATGTGCTGCACATTGTTGGTTTG GTGGGCTCCATTGATAACGATTTCTGTGGCACGGACATGACCATTGGTACCGATACGGCTTTGCATCGCATCATTGAGGCCATCGATGCCATCTCCAGCACGGCGTACTCGCATCAGCGCACCTTCATTATGGAGGTCATGGGTCGTCATTGTGG TTATTTAGCACTGGTCGGCGGATTGGCAAGCGAGGctgatttcatatttatacccgAAATGCCACCGAAAACCGATTGGCCAGATAGGCTTTGCACTCAATTAGCTCAG GAGCGTTCGGCTGG CCGTCTGAACATTGTCATTGTTGCCGAAGGTGCCATGGATCGTGAAGGTCATCCAATTACCGCCGAGGATGTGAGGAAGGTCATCGATGAGCGTCTTAAGCACGATGCTCGTATCACTGTCTTGGGTCACGTGCAGCGTGGTGGCAACCCTAGCGCCTTCGATCGTGTCTTG GCCTGTCGCATGGGTGCTGAGGCCACTCTGGCCCTGATGGAGGCCACGCCCGACTCGGTGCCTGTGGTCATCTCTCTGGACGGCAACCAGACGGTGCGTGTGCCATTGATGGAGTGCGTTGAACGCACCCAGGCCGTGGCCAAGGCCATGAAAGAGAAGCGCTGGGCTGATGCTGTGAAGCTGCGTGGTCGCTCCTTTGAGCGTAATTTGGAGACCTACAAGATGTTGACCCGCTTGAAGCCGCCCAAGGAGTGCTTCGATTCTCAGGGCAAGGGTATTGAGGGCTACAGGCTAGCCGTGATGCACATTGGTGCCCCCGCTTGTGGCATGAACGCCGCTGTGCGCAGTTTTGTCCGCAATGCGATTTATCGCGGTGATGTTGTCTACGGTGTCAACGATGGTGTCGAGGGTCTCATTGCTGGCAATGTGCGCGAACTGGGATG GTCTGATGTGTCTGGCTGGGTTGGCCAAGGTGGCGCTTATTTGGGTACCAAGCGTACTCTGCCCGAGGGTAAATTCAAGGAAATTGCTGCCCGCCTCAAGGAGTTCAAGATCCAGGGTCTGCTGATCATTGGTGGCTTCGAGAGTTATCATGCCGCTGGCCAGATCGCCGATCAGCGCGAAAACTATCCAGAATTCTGCATCCCCATTGTGGTTGTGCCCTCGACCATTTCCAACAATGTGCCCGGCACAGAGTTCTCGCTGGGTTGCGACACTGGTCTCAATGAGATCACCGAAATCTGTGATCGCATTCGTCAGTCGGCTCAGGGTACCAAGCGTCGTGTCTTCGTCATTGAGACCATGGGCGGCTATTGCGGTTACTTGGCCACATTGGCTGGCTTGGCTGGTGGCGCCGATGCTGCCTACATCTTCGAAGAGAAGTTCTCGATCAAGGACTTGCAGCAGGATGTCTATCACATGGCTTCCAAAATGGCCGAGGGTGTGTCGCGTGGTCTCATTTTGCGCAACGAGAAGGCCAGCGAAAACTACACCACAGACTTCATCTACCGTCTGTATTCGGAGGAGGGCAAGGGTCTCTTCACCTGCCGCATGAACATCTTGGGCCATATGCAACAGGGTGGCTCACCCACGCCCTTCGATCGTAACATGGGCACCAAAATGGCTGCCAAGTGCGTTGATTGGCTGGCCACGCAGATCAAGAACAACATCGATGCCAATGGCGTCGTCAACTGCAAGTCCAACGACACTGCAACGCTGCTCGGCATTGTGTCGCGTCAGTATCGTTTTACACCTCTGGTCGATCTCATTGGCGAGACAAACTTTGA CCAACGCATCCCGAAGAAACAGTGGTGGCTGCGTCTGCGTCCACTATTGAGAATCTTGGCCAAGCACGACTCTGCCTATGAGGAGGAGGGCATGTACATTACCGTCGAGGAGGAGTGCGATACTGATGCTGTCGCTTAA
- the LOC117567151 gene encoding mRNA turnover protein 4 homolog: MPRSKRDKKVSLTKTDRKGLAWKQRIIEDIRVCVEKYPNIFVFQVQNMRNNLLKDLRQEWKRNSRFIFGKNRIMQIGLGRNKAEEVETGIHKLSKRLSGQVGLLFTEKSKSEVLEWAENYWAVEYARSGFKATETVTLPAGPLEEFAHSMEPHLRSLGLPTKLEKGIVTIYSDYTVCEEGKVLTPEQARILKLIGKPMAKFRLTMKCSWTKADGFQLYVEDDVQEDTAETPMEEDEDNEDDDDEDEEE; this comes from the exons ATGCCGCGCTCGAAACGTGATAAGAAAG TGTCCCTAACGAAGACAGACCGCAAGGGTTTGGCATGGAAACAGCGGATCATCGAAGATATTCGGGTTTGCGTTGAGAAGTATCCCAACATTTTCGTGTTTCAGGTACAGAATATGCGTAATAATCTGCTTAAAGATCTGAGACAGGAGTGGAAACGTAACTCACGTTTCATCTTTGGCAAAAACCGCATAATGCAAATCGGATTGGGTCGCAATAAAGCTGAGGAAGTGGAGACGGGCATTCACAAG CTTTCGAAGCGTCTTAGTGGTCAAGTGGGTCTGTTATTTACGGAAAAGTCCAAATCAGAAGTTCTGGAATGGGCCGAAAACTATTGGGCTGTAGAATATGCTCGCAGTGGTTTTAaagcaactgaaactgttACTTTGCCAGCCGGGCCACTTGAGGAATTCGCTCACTCCATGGAGCCACATTTGCGTTCATTGGGACTGCCCACGAAGCTCGAAAAGGGCATTGTAACCATCTACAGTGATTACACTGTCTGCGAGGAGGGCAAGGTACTGACCCCAGAGCAAGCACGTATCCTGAAATTGATTGGGAAACCTATGGCCAAGTTTCGCCTGACTATGAAGTGCTCGTGGACAAAGGCCGATGGCTTCCAGCTATATGTTGAGGATGATGTACAGGAGGATACAGCGGAAACCCCAATGGAAGAGGATGAAGATAacgaagatgatgatgacgaggacgaggaggaATGA
- the LOC117567147 gene encoding transcription factor Jra, with the protein MKTIVSAATAAALSANNSSNSNSANAAAIVPKTEPEALGTEDSMEFQTPNNSSSTTSTAIVNKRPAFLDLNKVTNKRVIDHLNIDSPDLQGKTLNTPDLEKILLSSNLMQTPQPGTVFPSKVGQITSEQEAFGKGFEDALQNLHTSKNTQAYLGNPNTAPANNSSAAGNAMTAVNNGISGGTIIYNTVDRFPVIKDEPQNSAGSPTVSPIDMADQEKIKLERKRQRNRVAASKCRKRKLERISKLEDRVKMLKGENTDLAGIVKGLKDHVAQLKQQVIEHMEAGCTVQAIPNSALLSSK; encoded by the exons atgaaaacaatcgTTTCCGCCGCAACCGCTGCCGCTTTATCGGCCAATAATTCAAGCAACAGTAACAGTGCTAACGCCGCTGCGATAGTACCTAAAACGGAACCAGAAGCACTTGGCACCGAAGACTCGATGGAATTTCAAACACCCAATAACAGCAGttcaacaacatcaacagccaTCGTGAATAAGCGACCAGCGTTTTTGGACCTCAATAAAGTAACAAATAAACGGGTCATCGATCACTTGAACATTGATTCACCAGACTTGCAAggcaaaactttaaatactCCGGACTTGGAAAAAATTCTGTTGTCCAGCAATCTGATGCAGACACCACAGCCCGGTACAGTTTTCCCATCGAAAGTGGGTCAAATCACCTCGGAGCAGGAGGCATTTGGCAAGGGCTTTGAAGATGCATTGCAGAATCTTCATACCAGCAAGAATACCCAAGCATATCTGGGTAATCCCAACACAGCGCCTGCAAATAATTCTTCAGCAGCCGGCAACGCGATGACAGCTGTTAATAATGGCATTAGTGGTGGCACAATTATCTACAACACAGTGG ATCGCTTTCCTGTCATCAAAGATGAGCCACAGAATTCGGCAGGTTCCCCGACTGTGAGTCCCATCGACATGGCCGACCAGGAGAAGATTAAGCTGGAACGCAAGCGTCAACGGAATCGTGTGGCTGCCTCCAAATGCCGCAAGCGCAAGCTGGAGCGCATCTCCAAGCTGGAGGATCGCGTCAAAATGCTCAAGGGCGAGAATACGGATTTGGCGGGCATTGTCAAGGGTCTGAAAGATCATGTGGCCCAGCTGAAGCAACAGGTTATCGAACATATGGAAGCCGGTTGCACCGTTCAAGCGATTCCCAACTCAGCGCTACTTTCGAGCAAATAA